A region from the Mya arenaria isolate MELC-2E11 chromosome 2, ASM2691426v1 genome encodes:
- the LOC128205436 gene encoding LOW QUALITY PROTEIN: autotransporter adhesin SadA-like (The sequence of the model RefSeq protein was modified relative to this genomic sequence to represent the inferred CDS: substituted 1 base at 1 genomic stop codon): protein ILHYTSSVNTNYTSILHNTSSVNTNYTSILHNTSSVNTNYTSILHNTSSVNTNFTSILYNTSFVNTNYTSMLHNTSSVYTNYTSILHYTSSVNTYYTSILHNTSSVNTNYTSILHNTSSVNTNYTSILHNTSSVFTNYTSILHYTSSVNTNYTSILHNTXSVNTNYTSILHNTSSVNTNYTSILHYTSSVNTNYTSILHNTSSLYTNYTSILHYTSSVNTNYTSILHNTNYTSILHYTSSVNTNYTSILHNTSFVYTNYTSILHYTLSVNTNYTSILHNTLSVNTNYTSILHYTSSVNTNYTSILHYTSSVYTNYTSILHYTSSVNTNYTSILHNTSSVYTNFTTILHNTSSVNTNFTSILHNTSSVNTNYTSIL, encoded by the exons atactgcatTACACATCATCTGTCAATACaaattacacttccatactgcataatacatcatcagtaaatacgaattacacttctatactgcataacacatcatcagttaatacgaattacacttccatactgcataacacatcatcagttaatacgaATTTCACTTCCATACTGTATAACACATCATTTGTTAATACAAATTACACTTCCATgctgcataacacatcatctgtttatacgaattacacttccatactgcatTACACATCATCTGTTAATACATattacacttccatactgcataacacatcatcagtaaatacgaattacacttccatactgcataacacatcatctgttaatacaaattacacttccatactgcataacacatcatctGTTTTtacgaattacacttccatactgcatTACACATCATCTGTTAATACaaattacacttccatactgcataacacatgaTCAGTAAatacgaattacacttccatactgcataacacatcatcagttaatacgaattacacttccatactgcatTACACATCATCTGTTAATACaaattacacttccatactgcataacacatcatctCTTTatacgaattacacttccatactgcatTACACATCATctgttaatacaaattatacttccatactgcataacac gaattacacttccatactgcatTACACATCATCTGTTAatacgaattacacttccatactgcataatacatcatttgtttatacgaattacacttccatactgcatTACACATTATCAGTTAatacgaattacacttccatactgcataacacatTATCAGTTAatacgaattacacttccatactgcattacacatcatcagttaatacgaattacacttccatactgcatTATACATCATCAGTTTatacgaattacacttccatactgcatTACACATCATCTGTTAatacgaattacacttccatactgcataacacatcatctGTTTATACGAATTTCACTAccatactgcataacacatcatcagttaatactaatttcacttccatactgcataacacatcatcagtaaatacgaattacacttccatactg